TGATCGTCTGCACGACGCCTTTGCCGAACGTCTTGGTACCGACGATGGTTCCGACGGCACTGTCTTGGATCGCTCCGGACGTAATCTCCGACGCCGAAGCGGTATAACCGTTAACGAGGACGGCAAGCGGGAGCGGATTGATGGCGGTGTCGTCGGCGTCGAGCGTCGTAATGTTCGACGCGCGCGATTCGACGGAGACGATAGGACCGCTGGGAATAAATTTCGAGCTTACCGCCACGGCGGCTTCCAAATACCCACCTCCGTTGTCGCGCAGATCGAGAACGAGTGCGCGAGCACCCTGCTTCTGCAGACGGTCGAGTGCAACGTTGAGTTCGTCACCGGTCTCCTTACCGAAAACGGTGAGGGCGACGTACCCGATTTTGTTGGGCAGCATCTTTTCGTAGACGCTCAACTGATGGATCTTCGCCCGCATGATGGTGACTGCTGCCGGCAAGGCGGCATTGTCGCGCTCGATCGTGAGCGTGACTCGCGTTCCTTCTTTTCCGCGCAGCTTTTCGCTGGCGGCTCCAATGCTCATGCCTTTGGTTGAAGCGCCGTCGATCGTCGTGATGAGGTCGTCCTGCTCGATACCCGCTTTATCGGCGGGGCCGTTCGGTACGACGTTTTCGACGGAGATATATTTGGACTTGTCGTCGGACTGAATGACGATGCCGGTGCCGCCGAAGTCGCCGCCGTCAAGCCCTTGATTGAGGCTCGCAAACTCTTTAGGCGTCATAAAAACGGTGTACCGATCGTTGACCGAACGCATCATTCCTTCGAGCGCGATGTAGGTCAGATCGTGCAGCGAGAACTTTCCTTTTGATTCGCTATCGGCTTGTTCGATCTCACGATCGATCTCGCGCACGTTCGCCGCGGGAGCATCGTTGACGCGCATGGACGGCAACTCGGCGTTCTTGACGCCGGCGGTGCGCATCACCGCCAGAAGCTGCGCGCGAATCGAGTCCAGCAACGCCTGGTCGTCGACTTTCTTGTAGAAGTTGTCGGTCAAGTAGCCGTAGCCGGTGGCGATCTCCCCACCGTCGACCGCCGAAAGATGCGGTCCTTGCGCCGCAGAGGCTGCGCTGAAGTCGATAAAGCCGGCGCAGAGCGCGCCGATCCAAAAGATTGAAAGCGGTCGTTTCATGTTCTCCACATTAACGGAATTGGGTGCGGAATCGTGCCTTGGCTGCAGCCAGTTGCTTGTCGGCCGGAGTATCGATGAGCGCGGGATTGGGATCTTGGTCGATGACGACGTCGGGTTCGATACCGTGATGCTGAATGTCCCGCCCGGCCGGGGTAACGTAGCGGGCGGTGGTAATTTTTAGCGCTCCGTTATCGGGTAGCGGATAGATGCTCTGCACGACGCCTTTGCCGAACGTGCGAGTACCGACGAGGAGCGCGAGCCGATAGTCCTGCAGTGCGCCGGCGGTGATCTCGGACGCGCTCGCCGTATACTTATTCACCAAGATCACGAGCGGATGGAGGCCCCCCAATGCGTTGCCGCGAGCCTCTTCGCTCGTGCGCTGTCCGTCGCGGCGGATCGTCGACACAATTGTTCCCTGCGTGACGAACAGGCTCGAGATGTCGACCGCGGCGTCGAGCAGACCGCCGCCGTTGTCGCGAAGGTCGAGAATATATCCACGGGCGCCGCGTTCTTTTCCGTCGAGCAGCGCCTTGCGAACCTCGTCCGCCGACGTCGTGCCGAAATCGGAGAGGCGAACGTAATCGAGCCCGTCTTCCATCTTCGCCCGAACGGTTGGCACGTGAATGATCTCGCGAACGATTGCATAGACATGCACGTGTGATGGCGCGTTGAATGGGTGCGCGCGCAAACGCACGATGGTGCCGGCTTCGCCGCGAATCATTTCCTCGACGCGGTCGATGCTGAGACCGCGAGCCGTTTTGCCGTTGACGCTCTCCACAACCTCGCCCGGCTTCATTCCCGCGCGCGCGGCCGGCATATCTTCGATCGGTTGGACGACGATACGTCCATCCCGCAGCTCGTAAATATAGACGCCGATGCCGCCAAAATTTCCGCCCGACAATGATTCGTTCAGCCCTTGGATCTCGTGCGGGGAGAGATAGACCGTGTAGGGATCGCGCACTGAGTTCATGATGCCTCGCAAGGCGGCGTCGGTGAGGTCTTCGCGACCCGCGGGTCCGACGCCGGCGGCATAATGTTCCTCTGCGTAAGCAAGAACGCTACCGGCGCGTTCGCCGTCTTGGCTCGGATTGCCGTCGGCCGCGGCGCCGGGAAGCGACGCACCACTGATTTTTTTCGCTGCGAGTACGCTTCGCAATGCGGCGATTTCACCGGAGATGGGTGTCTGCGGATCGATCGGTTTGTAGTAATCGCTTTCAAGCCGGCGCAACGTAAGGTTCACAAGCATCGCGCCGCTGGGCGTCCGCGTCTCGAAGAGGTCTCGCAAGTCACCCGTAGTTGCAACTTCGAGTACGCGCTGTCGCGCGATCGCGCCGGTGCGATAGTCGACGACAAGCAGGCTTACCCCCGCGAGGGCGAGCAGCAGGAGCAAGGTCAACGCAAGACGTGGGAAACCGCTCATGAATCCTCTTTATCAGTACCCTGCTGGGTCGGCTATAGGTTGCTCCGCATTCAGAATATTCGCGGAGCCTTAATGAAGCCGGGGCGCAGGGTCGACGGGCTTGCCGGCGATCCGAACCTCGAAGTGGAGGTGCGGTCCGGTCGATTGCCCGGTTGATCCGACGGCGCCAATGGCTTGCCCTCGCTGTACCGACTGGCCGCTCGAAACATACATCGCCGAAAGGTGACCGTAGCCGGTGGAGTATCCGCCGCCATGATCGATCAAAATGTAGTTTCCGTACCCGCCATACCATTGCGCCATCAGCACGGTCCCGCCGGCCGCCGCGGTCACGGTCGTACCCGTCGGCGCGGCGATGTCGAGCCCCTGATGGAACTCCGGACCGCCGCCGAACGGATTCGAGCGCCAGCCGAAAGGCGAGGTTATCGTGCCGGTGACGGGCCACGAGAACCTTCCGGGACCGCCGCTTTCGATTCCGCCGGCGATACCTTCCGCGCGGCGCTGGCTTTCGAGCTCCCGCTCGCGCTCGAGGATTAAACCTTCGAGCGCGCTTTCTTCGGCCGCGCTCAGGCCTTCCAGCTCGGCAACTTCCGTTGCCACGCGGCGGCGATGAATCGCTGCCAAGGTCACGAGATTGCTGCGCTCGTCGGCGAGCGAATTGAGTTGACTGCGAGCCTCTTCTTGCGCCTGTTCCTCTTGTTGCAGTTCCATGCGCGTGCGTTCGAGATCGGCTTCGATCGTGGCAACCCGGGCCTCGGCCACCTTGCGGGCGCGGACGGTTCGCTCGTTCGCTGCGATCAGCAGGCGCAGGTCTTCCCAGCGCTCCACGAACTCGCTGAAGGACCGCGCCGAAATAAGCGCGTTGACGTACGTGAGGTCGCCGAACTCGTAGACGTCGACCAGACGCCGCTTCAGCAGCTCGTCGTGCAAGCGTAAGGAGCGGCGCGCGGCGTCGAGTTGAATCGCGTTCCAATCGATGTGGCGTTGCGTCGAATCGCGTTGGGCTTGGAGCGAGTCGATGCGGCCGCTCACCTGGCCAATTGCCGCGTTGGTTTCGCCGAGCTGCTCCTCCAGGCCGTTGTATTGCAATGTCACGGCGTGAAGTTCCGACCGTTTGGCGTGCAGCCGCGCCTGCATCTGCTGCGCCTTCGTACGCTCCTTCGATATCCGTTCTTCGAGCGTGGATGCCCCCAAGAGCGCGGGGATCAACACGAGCGCGAGTGTTGCGGCGATGAAGCGCGAGGTCACGACCAAACCCTTACGTGCGAAGATGGCGGCCGACGGAAATCCAGGAGGCGACGATGCCGATGGCGCCGCCGACCAAGAGCAGTTCTCCCACGAAAAGGCGCGGATCGACCGGTGTCGGCGCGAGCTGGGCCCAGGGGAGCGCTTCGAGCAGACGCGGCCACAGCGCGACGCGTGCTACTGCCAGCAGGCCGAGCGCCAAGAGCGCACCCAACAAGCCGTCGAGCAAACCCTCACAAATGAAGGGGAGCCGGATGTACGTGCTTGTCGCCCCGACCAGTTGCATGATCGCGATCTCGCGCCGGCGCGCGTAGACCGTTAATCGGATCGTGTTGGCGATGATGATCCCCGCGACTGCAAAGAAGACCGCGATCACGGCGACGCCGATCCGGCGCAGCACCGCGCCAAGCTGCAGCAAACGCGCAACGATCGCCTGACCGTAAACGACGTTTTGCACGCCGTTCAAGCGGCGCACGCTCGACGCAACCGCGGGCACCTCGTCGGGAATGCGCGTCTTGATACGAAACTTATCGGGCAAGGGATTCTCGGTGAGCAGCGCCGTGTCGATCGCGCCCTTGGTGCGTTGACGCAGCTCCGCGAGGCCTTGCTTCTTCGGAACGAACTCCGCGGAGGCGACGCGTGGATCTTGTGCGAGGAAGTGTGCGATCGCATCGACCTGCGCGGGCGTCGCCTCCGAATTCAAGTAGGCTGAGACCTCGATCTGATCGAGCAGTCGGCTCCCGACGTCGGCCAGCGCGCCCCGGACGAAGAGAAAGAGACCGAGCAAGACGATCGTAATGGCGACGGTGCCGATGGCGGTCATCTGCATCCCGGTGTTGCGCGAAAAGTTGCGCAGCACCTCACCCAGAAAGAACTTGACTTTGCCCGAGTCCAAGATAATAGTAGCCTCGCTCTTCGTCGGCAGTGATGCGGCCTTCTTCGAGTCGCACGACGCGGCGGCGCATTCGATCGACGACCGCCTGATTGTGCGTCGCCACGACGATGGTCGTTCCTTTGAGGTTGATCCGTTGCAGCAACGCGGTGATCTCCGTCGTGTTCGCCGGATCGAGGTTCCCGGTCGGCTCGTCGCAGAGCAGTAGCTTTGGATTGTTCACCAAAGCGCGGGCGATGGCGGTCCGCTGCTGTTCCCCACCGGAAAGCTCGCTGGGGTACATCCGGCTCTTGTGCGAAAGGCCGACCAAGTCGAGCGAGCGCGGGACCTGACGCATCACGTCCCGCGTGTGCGCGCCGGTGACCTGCATGGCAAAAGCCACGTTTTCCCAGACCGTCTTGTCGGTGAGCAGTTTGAAGTCTTGGAAGACAACGCCGAGGTGGCGGCGCAAAGCGGGGATTCGTTTGCGGCGTAAACGGTCGACGCGAATTCCATCGACGACGATCTCGCCGGTCGTCGCATTTGCCTCGCGGTAGAGGACGCGCAGTAGACTCGATTTTCCCGTTCCGGAATCGCCCACGAGAAAGACGAAGTCCCCCTTCGCAATCTCGAGGTTGATGTTGTCGAGGGCGCGCACTCCGTTGGGATAGACAAGCGAAACGCCGCGGAGGGAGATCATCGGTAACGGAGGAGGGTTACTTCATGCTCGGGTCTATACCTCCGCCATGGACTTCGATTTAACCGACGAGCAAAAGGCGGTCCAAGCCCTGGCGCGCGAGTTTGCGCGAGACGAGGTCAGGCCACGCGCGGAAGAGATGGATCGCAACGAGCGATTCCCATACGAGCTCATCGCCAAGATGGCCGAACTCGGCTTCATGGGTTTGCCATTTCCCGAAGAAGTCGGCGGAGCGGGCGGCGATACGGTGAGCTACGCGCTGGCCGTCATGGAGATTGCGCGCGCCGATGCGTCGACCGCGATAACGATGGCCGCACACGTTTCGCTCGGCGCCACGCCGTTCTACCTTTTCGGGACGAAGGCGCAGAAAGAGAAGTATCTCGTACCGCTCGCGCGCGGCGAGCGCCTCTGGGGTTTCGGTCTCACCGAACCCAGCGCCGGCAGCGATGCCGGAAACGTGCAAACCAAAGCGGAGCTCCGCGACGGGTCTTGGGTCATCAACGGCACCAAGGCGTTCATTACGAACTCCGGGACCGACATCACCGCGGGTACGACGATTACTGCCGTCACCGGCCGCCGCGCGGATGGCTCGCGAGAGATCTCGAACATCATCGTTCCCCAAGAGACCGCGGGGTTCGCGCGCAGCAAGAAGTACGCGAAAATGGGCTGGCGCGCATCGGATACCCGCGAGCTGTCGTTCGTCGATGCGCAGGTGCCCGAAGAGAATTTGCTCGGGCCGCGGGGGGAAGGTTATCGCCAGTTTCTATCGATCCTCGATGGCGGTCGCATCTCGGTTGCCGCGCTTTCGATCGGCCTGGCGATGGGAGCCTACGACGAGGCGCTCGCGTATGCGCGCGAGCGGCACGCTTTCGGACAGCCGATCAGTAAGTTTCAAGCGATCTCGTTCAAGCTCGTCGACATGCTCACCGAGATCGAACACGCCAAACTCATGATGCTGCGCGCCGCGTGGGAGAAGGACCACGGACGAGACTACGTACAGGCGGCGAGTTTCGCGAAGCTTTTTGCCGGTGAGCTCTCTCATCGCGTCGTCAACGAAGCGCTGCAAATTCACGGCGGTTACGGTTTTATGGACGAGTACCCGATCTCGCGCATGTATCGCGATCAGAAAATTAATGAGATCGGCGAGGGCACGAACGAGGTACAGCGCCTGATTCTAGCGCGGCTTATGGGCCTATAGGATCCGTATCGAAGGAATACACCACGACAAAGAGGATGGACTTGCATGATTCGCAATTTTGTTTTCGCGGCGGCAATCGCAGCGCTGGCGTCTCCTGCACCGGCTGAGGCGGCGCTCGCGACGGGCGGAAAGGCGCCCGATTTCACCTTGCAGGCGACGCAAGGCGGCAACGTCTTTACGTTCAGTTTGGCAAGTGCGCTCAAGAAGGGTCCGGTCGTACTCTATTTCTATCCCGCCGCGTTTACGAAGGGCTGCACGATGGAAGCGCACGAGTTCGCCGATGCAATCGACGAATACAAGGCGCTTGGCGCGACCGTTATCGGCGTGTCACACGATCCAATTGCTACGCTGCAAAAGTTCTCGGTCAGCGACTGCCGCAGCAAGTTCGCCGTCGCGGCCGACACCAATCAGAGCGTTATGAAAGCGTACGACGCGGTGCTTCCGATGCATCCGCAATATGCCAGTCGCACGTCGTACGTCATCGTGCCCGACGGCACCATCATTTACACGTACGACAACCTTGACGCGTCCTTGCACGTCCAAAATACGCTGACGGCGCTGAAGGCCTGGAAGGCCGACCACGCCTCAGGCGCCTCGCCGTAATTCGCTCGAACGCGCCGTTGCGTCGAGCGACGTCACCTCGCGCGGCACCACGTCGATCGGCGGTATTTCAGCGAGGTCCTCGCAGGCCAGCGCGGCTTCGTCTTTGAGCTTGCGTCCCTGCGGCAGCAACTTCGTTTCGTAAGAGCTGACCGCGCCGTTAAATGCATTGACCGAGCGCTCGAGGTTCTTGCGGACGTCGAGCAGGTGTTCTGAGAATTTGAGCGCCCGCTCGTAGAGCACGCGGCCGATCGTCGCGATTCGCCGCGCGTTCTCTTCCTGGCGCAACGCCTGCCAGCCCATTGCAAACGTTCGCAGAAGGGTGATGAGCGTCAAGGGGCCGGTAATGAGCACCCCTTTATCGAGCGCGTATTCGATCAACGCCGGATCTTCGGTGCAGGCCGAGCTCAAGAAAGCCTCACCCGCAACGAACATGACGACGTAATCCGCCGAACCCTTCGCGGTCTGGTAGTCCCGCCGCGAAAGTGCCTCGACGTGATCGCGCAGCGCGCGAGCGTGCCGCTTGACGAGCGACCGGCGGGCCTGGTCGTCGGCCGCTTCGAGCGCCGCTTGCATCGCGTCCATCGGCGCCTTGGCATCGACGAAGACGCAGCGATCGCCGGGGAGGTTGACGGTCATGTCGGGTCGGACGCGCGCTTCCTCCAATGCGACCGTTTGCTGTTCGGAGAAGTCGCAGTGAGCGAGCATGCCGGCTTTCTCCACGACGTTGCGCAGTTGCATCTCGCCCCATTTGCCGCGCATGGCGGGATTGCGCAGCGCGGTGACGAGCGTCGAGGTTTGCGTCGTCAGATTGGCAGTGGCATCCTCGAGCTTATCGGCTCGTCCGAGAAGCCGATCGATTTGCTCCCGCAGACCGCCGGCATCGTGTTGCCGTTTGGCTTCGAATTCGCTCAAGAGTCGGTCGAACTCGCCCAGCTTCTGCGCTACCGGCGAAAGCAATTCGCCGACGCGCTCGCCGGCGCGCATCGCCGTCGCGTCGCGCAGTTCGTTCTTCGCACGTTCTAAGAGCGATTCGAGCGCCTTTTCCTGAGCGCGCTCGGCATGCACGAGGTTGGTGCGCAGCGCCGCATGTTCGGAACGCGCGGCGAGCCATGCGATCGCACCTCCGAAGGCCATCCCGAAGAGAAAGAGCGCCAGCGCTTCGACGACGATCATTGACTTGCTCCAGAGAGGTATCTTCGGAAGCACGCGACCGTGCGTTTCCACGCGTCGGCGGCCGCCTGGCCCACGTACGACGCT
This Candidatus Eremiobacterota bacterium DNA region includes the following protein-coding sequences:
- a CDS encoding S41 family peptidase; this translates as MKRPLSIFWIGALCAGFIDFSAASAAQGPHLSAVDGGEIATGYGYLTDNFYKKVDDQALLDSIRAQLLAVMRTAGVKNAELPSMRVNDAPAANVREIDREIEQADSESKGKFSLHDLTYIALEGMMRSVNDRYTVFMTPKEFASLNQGLDGGDFGGTGIVIQSDDKSKYISVENVVPNGPADKAGIEQDDLITTIDGASTKGMSIGAASEKLRGKEGTRVTLTIERDNAALPAAVTIMRAKIHQLSVYEKMLPNKIGYVALTVFGKETGDELNVALDRLQKQGARALVLDLRDNGGGYLEAAVAVSSKFIPSGPIVSVESRASNITTLDADDTAINPLPLAVLVNGYTASASEITSGAIQDSAVGTIVGTKTFGKGVVQTIIPLPDGSAIKVTTARYLTPRNRDINHLGITPDIVVSENKHPQFGQPAKDDQLTRAIQFLDDKLAHENAENGA
- a CDS encoding S41 family peptidase, which translates into the protein MSGFPRLALTLLLLLALAGVSLLVVDYRTGAIARQRVLEVATTGDLRDLFETRTPSGAMLVNLTLRRLESDYYKPIDPQTPISGEIAALRSVLAAKKISGASLPGAAADGNPSQDGERAGSVLAYAEEHYAAGVGPAGREDLTDAALRGIMNSVRDPYTVYLSPHEIQGLNESLSGGNFGGIGVYIYELRDGRIVVQPIEDMPAARAGMKPGEVVESVNGKTARGLSIDRVEEMIRGEAGTIVRLRAHPFNAPSHVHVYAIVREIIHVPTVRAKMEDGLDYVRLSDFGTTSADEVRKALLDGKERGARGYILDLRDNGGGLLDAAVDISSLFVTQGTIVSTIRRDGQRTSEEARGNALGGLHPLVILVNKYTASASEITAGALQDYRLALLVGTRTFGKGVVQSIYPLPDNGALKITTARYVTPAGRDIQHHGIEPDVVIDQDPNPALIDTPADKQLAAAKARFRTQFR
- a CDS encoding peptidoglycan DD-metalloendopeptidase family protein; the encoded protein is MTSRFIAATLALVLIPALLGASTLEERISKERTKAQQMQARLHAKRSELHAVTLQYNGLEEQLGETNAAIGQVSGRIDSLQAQRDSTQRHIDWNAIQLDAARRSLRLHDELLKRRLVDVYEFGDLTYVNALISARSFSEFVERWEDLRLLIAANERTVRARKVAEARVATIEADLERTRMELQQEEQAQEEARSQLNSLADERSNLVTLAAIHRRRVATEVAELEGLSAAEESALEGLILERERELESQRRAEGIAGGIESGGPGRFSWPVTGTITSPFGWRSNPFGGGPEFHQGLDIAAPTGTTVTAAAGGTVLMAQWYGGYGNYILIDHGGGYSTGYGHLSAMYVSSGQSVQRGQAIGAVGSTGQSTGPHLHFEVRIAGKPVDPAPRLH
- a CDS encoding ABC transporter permease — translated: MDSGKVKFFLGEVLRNFSRNTGMQMTAIGTVAITIVLLGLFLFVRGALADVGSRLLDQIEVSAYLNSEATPAQVDAIAHFLAQDPRVASAEFVPKKQGLAELRQRTKGAIDTALLTENPLPDKFRIKTRIPDEVPAVASSVRRLNGVQNVVYGQAIVARLLQLGAVLRRIGVAVIAVFFAVAGIIIANTIRLTVYARRREIAIMQLVGATSTYIRLPFICEGLLDGLLGALLALGLLAVARVALWPRLLEALPWAQLAPTPVDPRLFVGELLLVGGAIGIVASWISVGRHLRT
- the ftsE gene encoding cell division ATP-binding protein FtsE; translated protein: MISLRGVSLVYPNGVRALDNINLEIAKGDFVFLVGDSGTGKSSLLRVLYREANATTGEIVVDGIRVDRLRRKRIPALRRHLGVVFQDFKLLTDKTVWENVAFAMQVTGAHTRDVMRQVPRSLDLVGLSHKSRMYPSELSGGEQQRTAIARALVNNPKLLLCDEPTGNLDPANTTEITALLQRINLKGTTIVVATHNQAVVDRMRRRVVRLEEGRITADEERGYYYLGLGQSQVLSG
- a CDS encoding acyl-CoA dehydrogenase family protein; translated protein: MDFDLTDEQKAVQALAREFARDEVRPRAEEMDRNERFPYELIAKMAELGFMGLPFPEEVGGAGGDTVSYALAVMEIARADASTAITMAAHVSLGATPFYLFGTKAQKEKYLVPLARGERLWGFGLTEPSAGSDAGNVQTKAELRDGSWVINGTKAFITNSGTDITAGTTITAVTGRRADGSREISNIIVPQETAGFARSKKYAKMGWRASDTRELSFVDAQVPEENLLGPRGEGYRQFLSILDGGRISVAALSIGLAMGAYDEALAYARERHAFGQPISKFQAISFKLVDMLTEIEHAKLMMLRAAWEKDHGRDYVQAASFAKLFAGELSHRVVNEALQIHGGYGFMDEYPISRMYRDQKINEIGEGTNEVQRLILARLMGL
- a CDS encoding peroxiredoxin, coding for MIRNFVFAAAIAALASPAPAEAALATGGKAPDFTLQATQGGNVFTFSLASALKKGPVVLYFYPAAFTKGCTMEAHEFADAIDEYKALGATVIGVSHDPIATLQKFSVSDCRSKFAVAADTNQSVMKAYDAVLPMHPQYASRTSYVIVPDGTIIYTYDNLDASLHVQNTLTALKAWKADHASGASP
- a CDS encoding DNA recombination protein RmuC, which encodes MIVVEALALFLFGMAFGGAIAWLAARSEHAALRTNLVHAERAQEKALESLLERAKNELRDATAMRAGERVGELLSPVAQKLGEFDRLLSEFEAKRQHDAGGLREQIDRLLGRADKLEDATANLTTQTSTLVTALRNPAMRGKWGEMQLRNVVEKAGMLAHCDFSEQQTVALEEARVRPDMTVNLPGDRCVFVDAKAPMDAMQAALEAADDQARRSLVKRHARALRDHVEALSRRDYQTAKGSADYVVMFVAGEAFLSSACTEDPALIEYALDKGVLITGPLTLITLLRTFAMGWQALRQEENARRIATIGRVLYERALKFSEHLLDVRKNLERSVNAFNGAVSSYETKLLPQGRKLKDEAALACEDLAEIPPIDVVPREVTSLDATARSSELRRGA